The Ruegeria sp. YS9 genome contains a region encoding:
- the bhcA gene encoding L-aspartate--glyoxylate aminotransferase BhcA, with amino-acid sequence MSFQNPVFIPGPTNIPESLRKACDMPTIDHRSPLFGQILHPARAGVQKVLKSNSAEVFIFPSTGTGGWETALTNTLSAGDKVLAARNGMFSHRWIDMCQRHGLNVEIVETPWGDGLPADRFEEILTADTSHEIKAVLATHNETATGVKSDIAAIRKALNAARHPAMLFVDGVSSIGSMDFRFDEWGVDVAVTGSQKGFMLPAGLAIVGFSQRAMGATSTGTLPRTFFDVHDMAKGYANNAYPYTPAVGLMNGLNQACDMLLSEGLENVFARHHRIAEGVRAAVGAWGLELCAANPSVYSDTVSAIRTPNDFNATDIVTHAAEKYGVAFGVGLGEVAGKVFRIGHLGSLTDVMALSGIATAEMCMVDLGLNIRLGSGVAAAQEYYRGHSGAVQKDAA; translated from the coding sequence ATGAGCTTTCAAAACCCCGTTTTCATCCCGGGCCCGACCAACATCCCGGAAAGCCTGCGCAAGGCTTGCGACATGCCCACCATCGACCATCGCTCGCCGCTGTTCGGGCAAATCCTGCACCCCGCGCGCGCGGGTGTTCAGAAAGTCCTGAAAAGCAACAGCGCAGAAGTCTTCATCTTTCCGTCGACCGGAACAGGAGGCTGGGAGACCGCGCTGACCAACACCCTGTCGGCCGGTGACAAGGTTCTGGCGGCGCGCAACGGCATGTTCAGCCATCGCTGGATCGATATGTGCCAACGTCACGGTCTGAATGTCGAGATCGTCGAAACCCCTTGGGGCGACGGGCTGCCAGCCGATCGTTTCGAAGAGATTCTGACCGCCGACACAAGCCACGAAATCAAGGCTGTTCTTGCCACGCATAACGAGACGGCAACCGGTGTGAAATCGGATATTGCCGCTATACGCAAGGCGCTGAATGCCGCCCGTCACCCTGCCATGCTGTTCGTCGATGGTGTTTCATCGATCGGGTCCATGGATTTCCGTTTTGACGAATGGGGTGTTGATGTGGCCGTCACGGGCTCGCAGAAAGGGTTCATGTTGCCTGCGGGCCTTGCCATCGTCGGGTTCAGCCAGCGGGCAATGGGTGCGACCAGCACAGGCACCCTGCCCCGCACCTTCTTTGACGTGCACGACATGGCGAAGGGTTATGCCAACAACGCCTATCCTTATACCCCTGCTGTTGGCTTGATGAATGGCCTCAACCAGGCCTGCGATATGTTGCTGAGTGAAGGTTTGGAAAACGTCTTTGCCCGGCATCACCGTATTGCCGAAGGAGTACGTGCCGCGGTGGGCGCGTGGGGGCTGGAGCTTTGCGCAGCGAACCCGTCGGTATATTCTGACACCGTCAGCGCGATCCGCACGCCAAACGATTTCAACGCCACCGACATTGTAACACACGCGGCCGAAAAATACGGCGTGGCCTTCGGTGTCGGCCTTGGCGAAGTCGCGGGCAAGGTATTCCGCATCGGACATCTGGGAAGCCTGACGGATGTCATGGCCCTGTCCGGGATTGCCACCGCTGAAATGTGCATGGTCGACCTGGGCCTGAACATCCGTCTGGGCTCGGGCGTGGCGGCTGCGCAGGAATACTATCGCGGTCATTCGGGCGCCGTTCAGAAGGACGCCGCATGA
- the bhcB gene encoding beta-hydroxyaspartate dehydratase BhcB has product MKDCNMYIPTYEDMLAAHDRIEPIIRRTPVRTSDYLNELSGAQLFFKCENFQEPGAFKVRGAANAVFGLDDEQARKGVATHSSGNHASCLSYAAMKRGIPCNVVMPRTAPQAKKDTVRRYGGKITECEPSTSSREATFAEVQASTGGDFVHPYNDPRVIAGQGTCSREFIEQTDGLDAVVAPIGGGGMVSGTCLTLSTLAPETAIIAAEPEQADDAYRSFKAGHIIADDAPKTIADGLLVPLKELTWHFVSNHVSAIYTASEQEIIDAMKLTWKHLRIVMEPSSAVPLATILKNPVAFKGKRVGVIITGGNVDLDRLPWLNA; this is encoded by the coding sequence ATGAAGGACTGCAACATGTACATCCCGACCTACGAGGACATGCTGGCGGCACATGATCGGATCGAGCCCATTATCCGCCGCACACCGGTCCGCACCTCGGACTATCTGAACGAACTGAGCGGTGCACAGCTGTTCTTCAAATGTGAGAACTTTCAGGAACCGGGTGCCTTCAAGGTGCGCGGGGCAGCAAACGCCGTGTTTGGCCTTGATGACGAACAGGCCAGGAAAGGCGTTGCAACCCATTCTTCGGGCAACCACGCCTCGTGCCTGTCCTATGCGGCGATGAAGCGGGGCATACCGTGCAACGTCGTCATGCCGCGCACAGCGCCGCAGGCCAAGAAAGACACGGTGCGTCGCTATGGTGGGAAGATCACGGAATGTGAGCCCTCCACCTCGTCGCGCGAAGCGACCTTTGCCGAGGTTCAGGCCTCCACGGGCGGGGATTTTGTCCACCCCTACAATGATCCGCGCGTGATAGCCGGGCAAGGCACCTGCTCGCGCGAGTTCATCGAGCAGACCGACGGTCTGGACGCGGTGGTCGCCCCCATCGGCGGCGGCGGCATGGTGTCCGGCACCTGTCTGACCCTGTCGACGCTCGCCCCGGAAACCGCGATCATCGCGGCGGAACCGGAACAGGCCGACGATGCCTATCGCAGCTTCAAGGCCGGCCACATCATAGCGGATGACGCACCCAAGACGATTGCCGACGGGCTGCTGGTTCCGCTGAAGGAGCTGACCTGGCATTTCGTGTCGAACCATGTCTCCGCGATCTACACGGCTTCCGAGCAAGAGATCATCGACGCGATGAAACTGACGTGGAAACACCTTCGGATCGTGATGGAACCATCTTCGGCCGTTCCGCTGGCTACGATCCTGAAAAACCCGGTCGCTTTCAAAGGCAAGCGGGTCGGCGTGATCATAACCGGGGGTAATGTCGATCTGGACAGGCTGCCCTGGCTGAACGCGTAA
- the bhcC gene encoding 3-hydroxy-D-aspartate aldolase BhcC — translation MKDMTNLDNFEVGFDIPAKPGMDEADIQTPSLVLDLDALERNIKKMGDYAKAHGMRHRVHGKMHKSVDVAKLQEKIGGAVGVCCQKVSEAEVFVRGGIKDVLVSNQVRDPAKIDRLASLPKLGSRIIVCVDDLDNVADLSGAAVDHGTQLEVFIEIDCGAGRCGVTTTPEVIEIAKAVKAADNLKFTGIQAYQGAMQHLDSYEARKEKLDTAIAMVKDAVEGLKAEGIECELVSGGGTGSYYFESNSGVYNELQCGSYAFMDADYGRILDKDGNRIDQGEWENAFFILTSVMSHAKADKAIVDAGLKAQSVDSGLPVVFGRDDVEYIKCSDEHGVVMDTKGVLKVNDKLRLVPGHCDPTANVHDWYVGVRNGKVETVWPVSARGRAY, via the coding sequence ATGAAAGATATGACCAATCTCGACAATTTCGAAGTAGGCTTTGACATTCCGGCCAAGCCCGGAATGGATGAAGCAGATATCCAGACCCCCTCTCTTGTGCTCGATCTCGACGCGCTTGAACGCAACATCAAGAAGATGGGCGACTATGCCAAGGCGCACGGCATGCGCCACCGCGTGCATGGAAAAATGCACAAATCTGTAGACGTGGCCAAGTTGCAGGAGAAAATCGGAGGCGCCGTTGGCGTTTGCTGCCAGAAAGTTTCAGAGGCCGAAGTGTTCGTGCGCGGCGGTATCAAGGACGTTCTGGTGTCGAACCAGGTGCGCGACCCTGCCAAGATCGACCGTCTTGCCAGCCTGCCAAAGCTGGGCAGCCGCATCATCGTTTGCGTCGACGATCTGGACAATGTCGCGGATCTTTCCGGCGCGGCGGTGGATCATGGGACACAGCTGGAAGTCTTCATCGAGATCGACTGCGGCGCTGGCCGTTGCGGCGTGACAACGACCCCGGAAGTGATCGAGATTGCCAAAGCGGTCAAAGCGGCTGACAACCTGAAATTCACCGGCATACAGGCCTATCAGGGGGCCATGCAGCACCTCGACAGCTATGAAGCGCGCAAGGAAAAGCTCGATACCGCCATTGCCATGGTAAAAGACGCCGTCGAGGGCCTCAAAGCCGAAGGCATCGAGTGCGAATTGGTCTCGGGCGGTGGCACCGGTTCATACTACTTCGAGTCCAACTCGGGCGTGTACAACGAACTGCAATGCGGGTCCTACGCGTTCATGGATGCCGATTACGGCCGGATCCTGGACAAGGACGGCAACCGGATCGATCAGGGCGAGTGGGAAAACGCCTTCTTCATCCTGACCAGCGTCATGAGCCACGCCAAGGCGGACAAGGCGATTGTCGATGCGGGCCTCAAGGCGCAGTCGGTGGACAGCGGCCTGCCGGTAGTCTTTGGCCGCGACGATGTCGAATACATCAAGTGTTCGGACGAACACGGCGTCGTCATGGATACGAAAGGTGTGCTGAAGGTCAACGACAAGCTCAGGCTGGTTCCGGGACACTGCGACCCAACCGCAAATGTACACGATTGGTATGTCGGTGTTCGCAACGGCAAGGTCGAGACCGTCTGGCCCGTATCCGCCCGCGGACGCGCTTATTGA
- the bhcD gene encoding iminosuccinate reductase BhcD → MLIVPEREIADLMTRQAAFDAVEQVFAAMASGDAYNFPVVREAIGHEDALYGFKGGFDRTGLTLGLKAGGYWPNNLEKRGLINHQSTVFLFDPDTGRPSAMVGGNLLTALRTAAASSVSIKHLARSDARVIGMIGAGHQAAFQLRAALEQRGFEKVIGWNYHPEMLPNIEKVANEAGVPFQAVELDEMTEADVIISITSAFAPSLMANHVSPGTHIACMGTDTKGKQEVEASLLAKASVFTDEVAQSVSIGEAQHAVAEGLIQEGDVAQLGAVINGTDPGRISDNQITLFDGTGVGLQDLAVAASVVDLAVRNGVAIEVDF, encoded by the coding sequence ATGCTGATCGTACCCGAGCGTGAGATCGCTGACCTTATGACCCGACAAGCGGCTTTTGACGCGGTCGAACAGGTCTTTGCTGCAATGGCGTCCGGCGACGCCTACAACTTCCCTGTCGTGCGTGAAGCCATCGGGCATGAAGATGCACTTTATGGGTTCAAGGGCGGATTTGACCGCACCGGCCTGACGCTTGGACTGAAGGCGGGCGGCTATTGGCCAAACAATCTGGAAAAACGCGGGCTGATCAACCACCAGTCCACCGTTTTTCTTTTCGACCCCGACACGGGCAGGCCATCTGCGATGGTCGGTGGCAACCTTCTGACGGCCCTTCGAACGGCGGCAGCATCTTCGGTATCGATCAAGCATCTCGCACGTAGCGACGCCAGGGTCATAGGCATGATAGGCGCTGGCCACCAGGCAGCCTTTCAGCTTCGCGCGGCATTGGAGCAACGCGGTTTTGAAAAGGTCATAGGCTGGAACTATCACCCGGAAATGCTGCCGAATATCGAAAAAGTCGCCAATGAAGCCGGCGTTCCGTTCCAGGCGGTCGAGCTTGACGAAATGACTGAGGCGGATGTGATTATTTCGATCACGTCGGCCTTTGCGCCCTCGCTGATGGCGAACCATGTCAGCCCCGGAACTCATATCGCCTGCATGGGCACGGACACAAAAGGTAAACAGGAAGTTGAAGCGTCCCTTCTGGCCAAGGCGAGCGTGTTCACGGACGAAGTCGCGCAATCCGTCAGCATCGGCGAAGCGCAGCACGCGGTGGCCGAAGGCCTGATCCAAGAAGGCGATGTGGCGCAGCTTGGCGCGGTCATCAACGGCACCGATCCGGGTCGGATATCGGACAACCAGATCACGCTGTTCGATGGCACGGGGGTGGGCCTGCAAGATCTTGCGGTCGCCGCGTCCGTGGTTGACCTCGCCGTTCGGAACGGGGTCGCGATCGAGGTCGATTTCTGA
- a CDS encoding uracil-xanthine permease family protein, translating to MSDASIGTPEQLRDPNYTPPLLKAVPLGIQHVLAMFVSNVTPAIIVCGAAGFGFGSNSPDFPQMIYMIQMSMFFAGVATLFQSIGVGPVGARLPIVQGTSFAFIPIMIPLVVGKGVDAIAVLMGGVVVGGLFHAFLGLFIGRIRFALPPLVTGLVVTMIGLALVKVGIQYAAGGVPAIGTEEYGSGLNWFMAGTVIVVTLGLKFFARGMLSVSAVLIGLLVGYAVAFLLGQVNLGNVGNAASFALPNPLHFGLEFSVAAIIGFCAMSFVSAVETVGDVSGITKGGAGREATDREIQGATFADGLGTAISGLFGALPNTSFSQNVGLIAMTGVMSRMVVTIGAVFLIVCGLIPKIGAIISSIPIEVLGGGVIVMFGMVVAAGVSMLSDVNWNRRNMVIFAIALSLGLGLQLEPNALQYLPGTLKVLATSGILPAAVIAIVLNLVLPEELSDEATEEVSGGMAGHGLGSIEQDDHV from the coding sequence ATGTCAGATGCATCCATCGGAACGCCGGAGCAACTCCGCGATCCGAATTACACTCCGCCGCTGCTGAAGGCGGTGCCGCTGGGAATTCAGCATGTGCTGGCGATGTTCGTGTCCAACGTCACGCCAGCCATTATCGTTTGCGGCGCGGCTGGTTTCGGCTTTGGCTCGAACAGCCCCGATTTCCCGCAGATGATCTATATGATCCAGATGTCGATGTTCTTTGCGGGCGTCGCCACGTTGTTTCAGTCTATTGGTGTGGGGCCTGTTGGTGCCCGGTTGCCCATCGTGCAGGGAACATCGTTTGCCTTCATCCCGATCATGATTCCGCTGGTGGTTGGAAAGGGCGTTGACGCCATTGCCGTCCTGATGGGCGGTGTTGTTGTCGGTGGCTTGTTCCACGCATTCCTCGGGTTGTTCATAGGGCGCATTCGCTTTGCTCTTCCGCCGCTGGTTACGGGCCTTGTGGTAACCATGATCGGCCTGGCACTAGTAAAAGTCGGCATTCAATATGCCGCCGGCGGTGTGCCCGCCATAGGTACCGAGGAATATGGCTCGGGTCTGAACTGGTTCATGGCGGGAACCGTTATCGTGGTCACGCTTGGCCTGAAATTTTTTGCACGGGGCATGCTGTCCGTGTCGGCTGTTCTGATCGGTCTGCTGGTCGGATACGCCGTGGCCTTTCTGCTTGGCCAGGTGAACTTAGGCAATGTCGGCAACGCGGCCTCCTTCGCGCTGCCGAACCCCCTGCATTTTGGCCTTGAATTCTCGGTCGCGGCCATCATCGGTTTCTGTGCAATGTCCTTTGTTTCCGCTGTTGAAACCGTTGGGGACGTATCCGGTATCACCAAAGGCGGCGCTGGGCGAGAAGCCACCGACAGGGAAATACAGGGCGCGACCTTTGCCGATGGTCTTGGTACTGCGATCTCTGGCCTGTTTGGAGCGTTGCCGAACACGTCATTCAGCCAGAATGTCGGGTTGATTGCTATGACCGGAGTCATGAGCCGCATGGTCGTGACCATCGGCGCGGTTTTCCTGATCGTTTGCGGGCTTATTCCCAAGATCGGGGCGATAATCTCGTCCATTCCGATCGAGGTTCTTGGCGGCGGCGTGATCGTGATGTTCGGCATGGTTGTTGCGGCAGGGGTCTCGATGCTGTCGGACGTGAACTGGAACCGGCGCAACATGGTGATTTTTGCAATCGCCCTGAGTCTTGGGCTGGGTTTGCAGCTGGAACCCAACGCGTTGCAATACTTGCCCGGCACGTTGAAGGTTCTGGCGACATCGGGAATCCTGCCTGCCGCCGTCATCGCCATCGTATTGAATCTGGTGCTTCCCGAAGAGCTTTCAGACGAAGCGACGGAAGAGGTCTCGGGCGGCATGGCCGGTCATGGCCTTGGCTCCATCGAGCAAGACGACCACGTCTGA
- a CDS encoding ureidoglycolate lyase, producing the protein MTAALKLRPLTSEAFAPFGDVIEATGQVDKLINQGKCARYHDRAVLDFHDGRAGISVFQSEAFSLPIKLEMVERHPDGSQAFLPLSDKPFVVVVAPDENGTPGQPIAFKTAPGQGVNYHRNTWHGVLTPLHAPGLFAVVDRIGAGPNLEEHWFEEAFEITE; encoded by the coding sequence ATGACGGCTGCCTTGAAGCTCCGCCCCTTGACGTCAGAGGCATTTGCACCTTTCGGCGATGTCATCGAGGCGACGGGCCAGGTGGACAAGCTTATCAATCAGGGTAAATGCGCGCGCTATCACGACCGGGCCGTGTTGGATTTCCACGATGGGCGCGCGGGTATCAGCGTGTTTCAGTCCGAAGCCTTCAGTCTGCCGATCAAATTGGAAATGGTTGAACGCCATCCTGATGGCAGCCAGGCCTTTTTGCCTTTGTCGGACAAACCATTTGTCGTGGTTGTGGCCCCGGATGAGAACGGCACGCCGGGACAGCCCATCGCCTTCAAAACAGCGCCCGGACAGGGTGTGAATTACCATCGCAACACCTGGCATGGCGTTCTGACCCCGCTTCATGCGCCCGGGCTTTTTGCGGTGGTCGACCGAATTGGAGCCGGGCCCAACCTCGAAGAGCATTGGTTCGAGGAGGCTTTTGAAATCACAGAATGA
- the puuE gene encoding allantoinase PuuE: MKPYPRDMTGYGGQVPKANWPNDAKIAIQIVLNYEEGGENNVLHGDAASEAFLSEITGAAPWPGQRHWNMESIYEYGSRAGFWRVHHLLQDLPVTVYGVATALARAPAQVAAMKHAGWEIASHGLKWIEHKDMGAEVERAQIREAIRLHTEVTGQPPRGWYTGRCSMNTVELAAKEGDFAYIADSYADDLPYWTKAGGKDQLIMPYTLDCNDMRFAIQAGFTNGEQFESYLKDSFDMLYAEGEAGAPKMLSIGLHCRLIGRPGRAMALKRALDYFRKHDGVWFATREQIADHWAREHPPVQGLTPSEMDRPTFVSEFGGVFEHSPWIAEGAYELELGPTHDNAAGVHNALARVFRSASPKQRLGVLTAHPDLAGKLAAAGRLTKESTAEQAGAGLDMLTDEERATFTALNEAYTTKFGFPFIIAVKDNTKASILEAFRRRIDNDRDSEFAEACRQVERIAELRLIEKFAQ, encoded by the coding sequence GTGAAGCCTTATCCACGAGACATGACCGGTTACGGTGGGCAAGTTCCCAAAGCAAACTGGCCGAACGACGCCAAAATCGCAATTCAGATCGTGCTGAATTACGAAGAGGGCGGTGAAAACAATGTTCTGCACGGCGATGCCGCATCCGAAGCGTTTCTGTCCGAGATCACCGGAGCCGCCCCTTGGCCGGGGCAACGGCACTGGAACATGGAATCGATCTATGAATACGGCAGCCGCGCGGGGTTCTGGCGCGTGCATCATCTTTTGCAGGATCTGCCTGTTACAGTCTATGGCGTTGCAACCGCCTTGGCCCGTGCACCTGCACAGGTTGCGGCGATGAAGCATGCCGGATGGGAGATCGCCAGCCACGGTTTGAAGTGGATTGAACACAAGGACATGGGCGCAGAAGTAGAGCGCGCCCAGATCCGCGAAGCAATCCGCCTGCACACAGAGGTTACGGGTCAGCCGCCACGGGGTTGGTATACGGGCCGCTGTTCGATGAATACGGTCGAACTGGCCGCCAAGGAAGGCGACTTTGCCTATATCGCCGACAGTTATGCCGACGATCTGCCATACTGGACCAAGGCAGGGGGCAAGGATCAGCTGATCATGCCCTATACACTTGATTGCAACGATATGCGCTTTGCAATCCAGGCTGGGTTCACCAATGGGGAACAATTCGAAAGCTATCTGAAAGACAGCTTTGACATGCTCTATGCCGAGGGTGAGGCGGGCGCGCCCAAGATGCTCTCGATCGGGCTGCACTGCCGTCTGATCGGTCGCCCGGGTCGTGCGATGGCACTGAAACGCGCCCTTGATTACTTTAGGAAACACGACGGTGTCTGGTTCGCAACGCGCGAGCAGATTGCCGATCACTGGGCCAGGGAACACCCGCCGGTGCAAGGTCTGACCCCGTCCGAAATGGATCGACCAACCTTTGTGTCGGAATTCGGTGGCGTGTTCGAGCACAGCCCGTGGATTGCCGAAGGTGCGTATGAACTGGAACTGGGCCCGACGCATGACAATGCCGCTGGCGTCCACAACGCGCTGGCGCGTGTATTCCGTTCCGCCTCGCCCAAGCAGCGCCTCGGCGTTCTGACAGCCCACCCGGACCTGGCGGGCAAGCTGGCCGCCGCCGGCCGCCTGACCAAGGAAAGCACTGCGGAACAGGCCGGTGCGGGTCTGGACATGCTGACCGATGAAGAACGCGCAACGTTCACGGCGTTGAACGAAGCCTACACGACCAAGTTCGGCTTTCCTTTCATCATTGCCGTCAAAGACAACACCAAGGCCAGCATTCTGGAAGCCTTTCGCCGTCGCATCGACAATGACCGCGACAGCGAGTTTGCCGAAGCCTGCCGTCAGGTTGAGCGTATTGCCGAATTGCGCCTGATCGAGAAGTTCGCACAATGA
- the uraH gene encoding hydroxyisourate hydrolase: MTGYLTTHVLDTARGCPAEGLKIELFRIEGANRQLLKTLVTNDDGRTNEQILPEAEFSTGDYELIFHAGDYLDASGTPPENPRFLNVIPIRFGMSEHSHYHVPLLLSPFGYSTYRGS; this comes from the coding sequence ATGACCGGTTACCTTACAACACATGTTCTGGATACGGCGCGGGGGTGTCCCGCCGAAGGATTGAAGATCGAACTGTTCCGCATTGAAGGTGCAAACCGCCAGTTGCTGAAAACTCTGGTCACCAATGACGACGGCCGGACCAACGAACAAATTCTGCCCGAAGCAGAGTTTTCAACAGGGGACTACGAACTGATCTTCCACGCCGGAGATTACCTTGATGCCTCCGGCACACCACCTGAAAACCCACGCTTTCTGAACGTCATCCCGATCCGCTTTGGAATGTCCGAGCATTCGCATTACCACGTGCCTCTGCTGCTTTCGCCCTTCGGGTACTCGACCTATCGCGGCAGCTGA
- a CDS encoding LysR family transcriptional regulator, with product MSYLDNIRTFVRVYELGSMSAAGRDLRVSPAVTSARISQLEEHLGVRLFQRTTRSLTPTEQGKSFYRGAAEILEAVESAEAQIVNLTENLKGSLYVAAPLGVGRRLIAPQVPKFLAEYPEVNVRLRLTDRKVDLTTEGLDLAFFLGQPEDSNLRIRKIADVERVLCASPTYIKKRGMPESGDALIADEHECLNLRFPGATEFQWLLRTDTGPKRFRVSGRYESDDGDVLTDWALGGHGIALKPIFEIAQHLKAGTLVPVAEKTPPEPIQMACLFTHRRMQDPKTRLFMEFIIERIGSSIAAANTAR from the coding sequence ATGTCCTACCTTGATAACATCAGAACCTTTGTCCGGGTCTACGAACTGGGCAGCATGTCTGCTGCGGGCCGTGATCTGAGGGTTTCGCCAGCTGTTACGTCGGCGCGCATATCGCAATTGGAAGAGCATCTTGGCGTGCGCTTGTTCCAACGCACGACACGCAGCCTGACGCCCACCGAGCAGGGAAAGTCTTTCTATCGTGGTGCGGCAGAGATCCTTGAAGCAGTCGAAAGTGCCGAAGCTCAGATCGTCAATCTTACCGAGAACCTGAAAGGGTCACTCTATGTCGCTGCACCCTTGGGGGTTGGGCGTCGGTTGATAGCGCCGCAGGTCCCGAAGTTTCTTGCCGAGTACCCCGAGGTGAACGTCAGGCTGAGGCTGACGGACCGAAAGGTTGATCTGACAACCGAAGGTCTGGACCTGGCCTTTTTTCTTGGTCAGCCAGAGGACAGCAACTTGCGTATTCGCAAGATCGCCGATGTCGAAAGAGTGCTTTGTGCGTCTCCGACATACATCAAAAAACGTGGGATGCCCGAAAGCGGCGACGCGTTGATCGCTGATGAGCACGAGTGTCTCAATTTGCGGTTCCCGGGCGCGACCGAGTTTCAATGGCTTTTGAGGACCGATACGGGGCCCAAACGGTTCCGGGTTTCCGGGCGCTACGAGTCAGACGATGGCGACGTGCTGACAGACTGGGCCCTTGGCGGACATGGCATCGCGTTGAAACCTATTTTTGAGATCGCTCAGCATCTCAAGGCCGGAACTCTGGTTCCGGTGGCAGAAAAGACGCCGCCAGAACCGATTCAGATGGCATGTCTGTTTACGCACCGCCGCATGCAGGACCCCAAAACGCGGCTTTTCATGGAATTCATAATCGAACGCATCGGGTCGTCGATTGCGGCGGCGAATACGGCCCGGTAG
- a CDS encoding urate hydroxylase PuuD yields MYDLAVMWEWIAFSVRWLHVITAMAWIGASFYFIALDLMLKPNPALPDGAYGEEWEVHGGGFYHTVKYLVAPSRMPEHLTWHKWQSYTTWLSGAALLMIIYWVGGELFLLDPTKVDLALWQGILISGGSLTIGWLLYDQMCKSKLSDHPTVLMLLLFVILVIMSWGYNQIFTGRAALLHLGAFTATIMTANVFFQIMPNQRIVVEDLKAGRTPDAKYGKIAKVRSTHNNYLTLPVVFLMLSNHYPLAFGTQYSWIIASLIFLTGVSIRHYFNTMHATGKGPHWTWGVTVLLMVVIAWLSSVRNTETWEDAEARDLTPYEQKYASAAGFEDAYDTVLGNCSMCHAREPVYGTMKWAPKKVYLETPGDVARNADQIYLQAGISHAMPPPSAVQMDEEARQIIIAWVREVRDQ; encoded by the coding sequence ATGTACGACTTGGCCGTAATGTGGGAGTGGATCGCCTTTTCCGTCCGCTGGCTGCATGTGATCACCGCGATGGCGTGGATTGGGGCGTCATTCTACTTTATCGCGCTGGATCTCATGTTAAAGCCAAACCCTGCCTTGCCGGACGGGGCCTACGGCGAAGAATGGGAAGTACACGGAGGCGGTTTCTACCACACCGTCAAGTATCTGGTTGCACCCTCGCGCATGCCCGAGCACCTGACCTGGCACAAATGGCAAAGTTATACGACCTGGCTGTCGGGCGCGGCGTTGCTCATGATCATATACTGGGTCGGGGGCGAATTGTTCCTGCTTGATCCGACCAAAGTGGACCTGGCGCTGTGGCAGGGGATTCTGATTTCCGGCGGATCGCTGACCATTGGTTGGTTGCTCTACGACCAGATGTGCAAATCGAAGCTGAGCGATCACCCGACCGTTCTGATGCTGCTGTTGTTCGTGATCCTCGTGATCATGTCCTGGGGTTACAACCAGATCTTCACCGGTCGTGCCGCGCTTTTGCATCTTGGCGCCTTCACTGCGACGATCATGACGGCCAACGTGTTCTTTCAGATCATGCCGAACCAACGGATCGTGGTCGAAGACCTCAAGGCCGGTCGGACGCCCGATGCCAAATACGGCAAGATCGCCAAGGTACGATCCACGCATAACAACTATCTGACTTTGCCGGTCGTGTTCCTGATGTTGTCGAACCATTATCCGCTTGCTTTCGGCACCCAGTATTCCTGGATCATCGCCAGCCTGATCTTTCTGACCGGTGTCTCCATCCGCCACTACTTCAACACGATGCATGCAACTGGGAAAGGCCCGCACTGGACATGGGGCGTGACGGTTCTGCTAATGGTCGTGATCGCCTGGTTGTCTTCGGTGAGAAACACCGAGACATGGGAGGACGCCGAAGCGCGCGACCTGACGCCATACGAGCAGAAATATGCCTCAGCCGCGGGCTTCGAAGACGCCTATGACACGGTCCTGGGCAATTGCTCGATGTGCCACGCCCGCGAGCCGGTGTACGGCACCATGAAATGGGCCCCGAAAAAGGTTTATCTTGAGACACCCGGCGATGTCGCCCGCAACGCCGACCAGATCTATCTGCAAGCCGGCATCAGCCACGCTATGCCACCACCATCAGCAGTGCAAATGGATGAAGAGGCACGCCAAATCATCATCGCATGGGTGCGTGAAGTCAGAGACCAATAG